The genome window ACAGGCCTGGCAGGTCGGGTTGGCGGACGAGACGCGCGTCCCCTGTCGCTCGGAGCGATTCGAGAAGGTCACGTGCCCGCGCTTGTCGAGCACGTCGATGGCGCGCACGGGACGCACCGCCGCGAGCCGCACGATCTCCTGCCGCAGGCGCTGCCGCTCCCCCGAGAGCATCGCGTCGCGAAGGCCGTGGAGCACCACGCGCCCCACGAGCGCGCTGTAGCTAGCGAGCGTGGCCTCGCGACTGCGCCCCATCTCGCGCCAGAGAGCGGCCGCGACCACGGCGAAGAGCACCGCCACGGCGAGCACCGTCGGCACCGTCAGCCGAAGCCCGATTCCCCCGAGGAGGCTCTGTGTTCGCCGGCTGCGTGAGCTTTCCATCCTGGCCTGGGAGCGGGGCGCGTCCACCCTCGGTATCCAGGCCGGAGTCTACACCGTCCGGGTGCTCGCGGGATGCCGGAGGAGCATCCGGCAGACGAGGTCTCGTAGCCCCTGGGCCGCGAACGGCTTCTCGAGCACCTCGCGCCCCGCCTCCTGCAGGAAGGCGCGCGCCTCCGGCGTGAAGGCCCCTCCGGACATCAGGCACACCCGCTGGGCCTGCTCCGGCGCTTCCTGGCAGAGCGCAGCGTAGAGCTCCTGTCCGTTCATCTCGGGCATCATGATGTCAACCAGCAAGACGTCGTAGCACTCGCCCTTGCGGATCAGCTCGAGCACCTCGACTGCCCGCGTGGTGGTACACACCGTGTGATAGGGGCCGAGGATGCGGGAGACCGCCGTCAAGATCGGCTCCTCGTCGTCCACGGCGAGCACCCGACCCGAGCAGCAGCTCTCCCTCTCCGCGGCACCGACCTCCCCGTCCGCGGCCGCCTCGAGCTCGGCCTCGGTAGCCGCCGGCAGGTGGACGCGAAATAGGGACCCCTTCCCGGGCTGGCTCTCCACCTCGATGTCGCCACCCAGATCCTTCACCACGCGCTGGCAGATGTTCAGGCCCAGGCCCGTCCCCACGCCCTGCGGCTTGGTCGAGAAGAAGGGGGTGAAGAGCCGCGCGAGGACCTCTGGCGGCATGCCGACCCCCGTATCCTTCACCTCGATCGTCACCCGCTGCTCCGCGTCCTCGAACAGGCGGACCCGCAGCTCGTTCACGCCCGCGGCGCCCTCCGGAATGGCCTGCGCCGCGTTCACCACCAGGTTCAGAAACACCTGGCTCAGCCTCGACTCGCTGGCGTACACGGGCGGCGTGGGCTGGAAGTCCTTCACTAGGCGCGCGCGATGGCGGATCTCGTTCCACGCCATGCGCAGGGCCGATTCCATCACCCGCTCGACGTCGGTCGCCCGACGCACGTCGTCGTCGCCACGCGAGAAAATCTTCAGGTCCCGTACGATGTCGCGAATGCGCAACGCGGCCACCTGCACGTCGCGGAGCGCCTCGACGGCGTTCTGGAGCTGCTCCACCCGACCGCCTCTCGGCTCTTCCGTCAGCTCCTGAACCGCCACGTCCACGTTGGCCGTCACGGCCGAGAGGGGATTATTGATCTCGTGGGCCACGCCCGCCGCGAGCATTCCGACGGAGACCATGCGGTCCGAGATGAGTAGTCTCTGTCGCGTCTGGGACTCCTCCGTCACGTCGCGCGCGACCGACACCGCGCCCACGACCGCGCCGCGATCGTCTCTCAGGGCGGAGATCGAGGACTGCATCTCGCGCTCGCCCGCCTCCGTTCGGATCTTCCAGTGGTAGATCGTGGGCTCGCCCGACAGCGCCACCCGGCCGGCCTGCTCGTGTGCGACCGGCTCGAGAACCCCTTTCACCTCCCGAGGCGTCAACCCGACGAAGGCTTCCGGAGAAAGGCGGTGCTTGCCGAGCCACTTCCCCGCGACCTCCAGGTAACGCAGCTCCGTGTCCTGGATCAGGATCACGTCCTCGAGCTCGGCCGCCACACCCTGAAGCCGCCCCTCGAGGGTCACCGCGCGACGCCGCGCGGCCTGCAGGTGGTCCTCGAGGGACCGGGCGGCTTCCTTCTGGAGCGCTGCCACCAGCTTGAGCGAGGCGTTCGCCCGTCGGAGGTGCCGCTCCTTGTAGCCCATCAGATAGCCAAAGGTGCCGAAGACCGCGATGCTGGCCAGGCACACGTAGATGAAGGTCTCCGCGTCTCGG of Deltaproteobacteria bacterium contains these proteins:
- a CDS encoding response regulator — encoded protein: MRGSRGPDIAATLGGQQPEVVGVAAPAIADAGSSLARAPLRTWTYLAIGAFLGLGAPLGLLFERWVLAGWPQVGSWAHGELLRDAETFIYVCLASIAVFGTFGYLMGYKERHLRRANASLKLVAALQKEAARSLEDHLQAARRRAVTLEGRLQGVAAELEDVILIQDTELRYLEVAGKWLGKHRLSPEAFVGLTPREVKGVLEPVAHEQAGRVALSGEPTIYHWKIRTEAGEREMQSSISALRDDRGAVVGAVSVARDVTEESQTRQRLLISDRMVSVGMLAAGVAHEINNPLSAVTANVDVAVQELTEEPRGGRVEQLQNAVEALRDVQVAALRIRDIVRDLKIFSRGDDDVRRATDVERVMESALRMAWNEIRHRARLVKDFQPTPPVYASESRLSQVFLNLVVNAAQAIPEGAAGVNELRVRLFEDAEQRVTIEVKDTGVGMPPEVLARLFTPFFSTKPQGVGTGLGLNICQRVVKDLGGDIEVESQPGKGSLFRVHLPAATEAELEAAADGEVGAAERESCCSGRVLAVDDEEPILTAVSRILGPYHTVCTTTRAVEVLELIRKGECYDVLLVDIMMPEMNGQELYAALCQEAPEQAQRVCLMSGGAFTPEARAFLQEAGREVLEKPFAAQGLRDLVCRMLLRHPASTRTV